The stretch of DNA GTGATCGACAACAGCCGTCGTCGCCGCCGGATTTACACCCTGGTTCAGGAAGCTTTGAGCCAGCTGCGGCTCGACATGAAGTACCTGATGTTCGACCTCGAAGCGACCCGCCGCGAACGAGATCATTACAAATCGGGACCGAGTGAAGAATAACACCCATCGGTTTACCCTCAGATTGACTGACTCGGCCTCGCGCCGAGTTTTTTTTTCTCTTAACTTCCTCTAGGCGTGGTAACATAAACGTAGCCAGCCTGCCTCGAAGCGACGAATTGGAACAGACGTTTGCTTCGCCACCGCCGCTCTATTAGATTGTGGCAGTGGGAATAGGTGCTTTTCATACGATTTTTTACTTGTCACGCGAGAAGAGGAAAAAGGCGCGACTGTTGCGCCTTAATGCGCTATGGCTGATCTGTCTGCGGAAGAATTTGCGCAGCGTGTGCTCGATTACGGTCTGATCGAACCAGCTCAGCTGGAGACGATCTGGGGCCAGCTCGGTACCCGCGAGGTCTCCTTGGGAGAATTTCAGAACATCTTGCTGCGCCGCGAGATCCTGACCAACTACCAGGTCGAGCGTCTCCTGAAGGGCCTGAAAAACGGCTACTTCTATGGCAATTACAAGGTGCTCTACATGATCGGAACCGGGACCTTCGCCCGGGTCTATCGCACTGTTCACAAGGACACCGGCAAGGTGGTCGCCGCCAAAGTGCTGCGGCGTCGCTATTGTGAAGACCCCAAGCGGTCTGGCCAGTTCATGCAGGAAGGGGAACTCGGCAAAGCGCTGCGGCATCCCAACATCTGCCCGATCTACGAAGTCCATTCGGAAAGCAACCTCTACCAACAGGGGACCAACTACTTTCTGATCATTGAGTTCATCGAAGGTCAAAACCTGCGCGACTTGCTGCGGATTCGGGGCAAGTTCAGCCCCGTCGAGGCGACCAAGTTGATGATCGACATCTGCAGCGGGCTGGCCTACGCCGCTGAGCGCGGATTGACCCATCGCGACTTGAAGCTCTCCAACGTGTTGATCTCCAGTCGCGGTCGCGCGAAGCTGGTCGACTTCGGTCTGGCCGCCTTTGCCGAGCAAGTGGCTGACGACGGCGCCGCCGCCAATCCGCGTACTGTCGACTACGCCGGTTTAGAAATGGCGACCAACGCTCCTCGCGACGACCACCGCAGCGATATCTACTTTGCCGGCGCCATCTACTATCAGATGCTCACCGGGCATGCTCCCTTGTACGAAACCCGCGATCGCCAGAAGCGCTTGTCCGCGACTCGCTACACCGGTTTTGAGTCGATTGCCCGCATCGCGCCTGACTTGCCCCGTTCGGTCGCCGCCGTCGCGATGAAAGCGATGGAACTGAACCCCGACAAGCGTTATCAGTCGGCCGCCGCGATGCTGAACGACCTGAAGCTGGCCGCTCGGCGGTTGGAACTGGGTGACGATGGCGCCGCCGGCGAAATTCGAGCCAAGCTCGAAGCCGAAGGAGGCGGCGGTCCGGTCGCCAAGTTCATGGAAGGGATGAACAAGACGGTTATGGTCGTCGAGGCCAACCTCGAAATGCAGGACGTCCTTCGCGATCGTCTGAAGGCGTACGGTTATCGCGTACTGGTGATCAGCAATCCCGAACGTGCGATGGCGCGCTTCGCCGAAGAGGGAGAGCGGGCGGCCGACTTGTGCCTCTTCAGCACGGTCGATCTCGGTTCGGTCGGGCTCGAGGCGTTCAACAAGTTCGCCACCGATCCGCACACCGTCAACATTCCGGCGATCCTGCTCCTCAAAGAGCGTCAGGCCGGCTGGAAGAGCGAAGCCAAGCTAGGCGAGCATCGCGCCGCGATGCTGATGCCGATCAAAGTGCGGCAGCTGCGAACCTTGGTTCGCGAACTGCTGAAAGAGCCGGCCGAAGAGGAAGTTGAAACCTCGTAATCGGACGACACCGCTTTTACAAAACGAAGAAAAAGGATGGCCGGCGACAGGCCATCCTTTTTTGCGTCCGCTTCGATTAGCGACCGTGGCGCCAGTGGTGAACGCGACGAACCGTGTTGCCGTAGAAATGGCCGGGACGATTCGGGCGATGCAGCAGCGGTTGCGAGCGAATCGCGTCGCGCTGGGCTTCGGTCGTGACGATCACGTCGAACCAGGCGGCCGAACTTTGTCCAGCGCCGATCAAGCAAAACGAAAGAGCCAACAGGGCCAGCAGCGACAGTCGAAGTTTGCGTAGGTTCATGTTTGTGTTTCCCAAAATCTAGAATGCGACGTCATTCGATGAAAAATTAGCACACGAATTTCGCGGTGCGTCGTTTTTTCGCCACACTGCGCGAAGTACCATATCGGGTCAATTGTTTTCACCGCTACAAGCTGTCGCCCCGGAAGTTGAGTAGTTTCGCTCAAGCTTCTCCGTTATCTTTAACGGTCAGCCAAGCAGGAACAACATCGTAGACACGGGGTACTTGATGACCGCAGAAGAACCGCAACCGTCCCAACCCTCCAACAGCGGCGGCTTCACCGGCCTCATTCTGATCCTCGTCGGCATCTTCGCCGGCGCCCTGGTCGGACTGCTGTATGGCGAGACGATGTGGCGGGCCGCGCATGGCCCGTCGAAAGCGGTCGAAGTGCTCGAAAAAACCTTGGCGCAAAAGGAGTCCTTCTCGCAGCGAGCCGCGGACGCAGCCGCCGCGACCGACGATCGTGAAGCCAAGCAGCGGCACGAAAAAGAGTCGCAGCGCCTTGCCGATCAAGCGGTCAAGGTCGACGCTCGACTCCAGGAGATGGAAACCATCGCCGCCGATACCGAGAAAGAGCGGGCCGCCGGTCAGCTCTACTTTGCCGAGACGGTCTGGATGCTGACCGAGTTTTGCGGCGACGTCTTCTTGCAGATATTGAAGCTGCTGGTCATTCCGCTGGTGATCACCAGCATGATCACCGGCATCACCTCGCTGGGGGACATCCGCAAGGTCGGCCGTGTCGGCGTCTACGCAATCACCTACTACTTCATCACCACCACGATCGCCGTGCTCATCGGCTTGATCATGGTGCTGGTGATTCAGCCGGGGACCCAGGCCGACGACACCTTCGCCTATCAAAGCGAATCGGTCGCCGAGAAAGAACAAGGGACGCCGATCGAAAAGCTGCTGGAAGTGGTCCGTGGCAAGCCAGGCGATCCTGGCAGCGGTATGTTCCCCGCCAACATCTTTCAGGCCGCCACATCGACCAACGTGCTCGCCCTGATCGTGTTTGCGATCGTGTTCGGTTCGGCGCTGACCACCATCGGCGAAGAAGGGATGATCGTGATTCGCTTCTTCCGCGCCGCCAACGAAGCGGTGATGAAGATGGTGCACATGGTGATGGCGATTGCGCCGGTCGGCATCTTCGGCCTGGTGGCGACCAACATCGCCAAGAATGGGGGCGCCGCTGGCTTTGGCGAACAAATGCAGCGGATCGGCTGGTACGTGGCGGCGGTCTCGATCGGTCTGCTGTTGCATGCGTTGGTCCTGATGTTAATCGTCTGGTACTTCGGCAAAAAGAATCCGCTGAAATACGCGATGGGAATGTCACGGGCTTTGCTGACGGCGGTCAGTACTGCTAGCAGCTCGGCGACGTTGCCGATCACGATCGAATGTGTCGAAGAAAACAACGACGTCTCGCCCAAGGCGGCCGGCTTCGTCCTGCCGCTAGGCGCAACGATCAACATGGACGGCACTGCGCTGTACGAAGCGATCGCGGTGATCTTTATCGCGCAAAGCCTTGGAATTCCGCTTGGTGTTGGCGAATTACTTGTTATCTTCTTAACCGCGTCGCTGGCTGCCGTTGGCGCGGCGGGCGTGCCGGAAGCCGGCCTCTTCACCATGGTGATTGTCCTCCAAGCAGTGGGGCTACCTACCGAGGGTGTCGGCATCATCCTGGCGATCGACTGGTTCCTCGACCGACTGCGCACCACCGTTAACGTGTTTGGCGACTCAATCGGCGCGGCCGTAGTTGATAACCTCGTCGTGTCGCGCCCATAATAGCGAACCAGCTTTTCTAATTTCGACTTTTCCAAACTCCTCCTCACTTGCTGCCCGAACCGCGGCGACATCCGCTGCGCGGATCCTCCTCCTGTTCTCGCTCCTCCTCCAAAAAAGTCTTGTCTCATGCTTCGTTTCCTGTCGGCGACGTTGGTCGCCCTGGCTTGCGCCAGCGCTATGTCAAAACCGCTACTCGCTCAGTCGTCGAAACCGAAAAAAGTCGAACTGCGCGAGATCTTTGGCGCCCAAACCGAACGCGAAATTACCGTCACTCGCGTCGGTGACCTCGACGACATCACGATCCGCTTCGGCGGCAAGCAAGCCAACGTCAGCCTGGCGTCGGTCGCCCCGTTCCACGAGTGGCCGCTCGCTCAAAACGCCGAGTGGGAAAAACAGCGAGATCAACTGAAGCAACGAGCCGTCGATCAGCTGCTCGACAAAAAGTTCCGCATCCGTCTCTGCTGCTGCCAACAGGCAGGCCAGCACCCGGCCGTGTATCTCGACGAGCGCGCCGACTATCTGATTGATCGCGAAAGCATGTGGGAAGGCCTGAAACCGGCCGAGCGAACCGGTTGGGCTCGCACTTCGCAAAATATCGATCTGGTCTACCACGGCCTGACCATCTATCGCCCGACTGGCGAACATCGGCCGCAAGACCTGGAAAAGCTGTTTGAACGGGCCCAACAAAACGCCGAGGTCTTCCGCCGCGGCCTCTGGAAACAATTCCGCTTCGCCCGAGCCGTCGAGTCGATCGACACCCAGGTGAGGCACTAGGAAAAGTCGAAAGCGGAGAGCGGACAAGTCCCTCAAACACTAACCCGAGGCGCGAGCCGAGGGAATGTGCCCGCAAGCAAACAAACCGGATCGCAGCACGCACCTTTTGATCCCCATCCCCGTAGGGTCCGCTACGCGGACCAAGGGCCTGCCGCTTCGGCCGTTTGGCGCAGGATCGTGGTCCGCACAGCGGACCCTACGGTCTTTCCAACCATCTCTTGACGCATCCCATCGCCGGGGGTACTCTTCGGCCCCCAGTGATCACCTGTCAGGGAGCCAACTGCGTGACGATTGCCCGGCGGTCCATTTCGACTCTGCTTACGCTAGCGTTATTGTGCGCGACCGCGAAGGCGGACGGTTTGTTGAATTCGGCCGTCAGCGAGGCTCGCGAGGGACCGACGCCGAGCAGCGCACCGGCCCCCTCCTCCTCCAGCAAGCAGAGTAACCATACCGACGACGATTGCAGCTGCGATGATAGCTCGTCCGATAGTAGTGGGCTGTTTGCTGGCGGCGTGGTTCTCACGTTGGGCGCCCTCTCGTCTCCCTGGTGGGGTCCGCACATGGCGCTGGGAGATAAATTTGGCGTCCCCAGTTCGTTCCGCGACTACCCTGGTCAGTCGACGCCAGGCTACATGATCATTGGCGAGGAGTGGGCCGAGCGGGGCAAACCGTACTCGGTGCGGACCAGCGTCGAGTACGACAACGACTTTAGCGATCTCTCCCGCATCGGAACCAAGTTGCTGGTCGAATCGAAGCAGCGGTGGGGCGTCGATACGCAGTGGAATCAATACTTTGAAAACCGCCCTGGCCGCGTCGACGAACTAACGACCGGCGACGTGAACCTGACCTTTCGCTTCGCCCAAAGCGAAACGATGCAGTTCCGCAGCGGGCTGGGGGTCAACTTTTTGCACGACCGCAGCGGAACCGACGCCGGCTTCAACTTTACCTACGGCGTCGACTGGTATCCGACCAAGCTGTTGATCTCTTCCAGCGAGCTCGACTGGGGCTATGTCGGCAACGCCTCCCTATTCCACTTCCGCACCACGCTCGGCATCCACTACCGCCGGCTGGAAACGTACATCGGCTACGACTACACCAACATCGAAACGGTCGAACTAAACGGTTTGGTCTCTGGCATCCGCGTGTGGTTTTGAAGCAAAGCGGAAGGAAGAAGTGCGATCGAAAAAACGTGCGCTGCGCAACTAGTGTTGGGCTCTTAGAGCGGTTTTCCTCCATCTGTATCGTTGTGGCTGGTTGCGGCCGCGCTGGTCGGCGTTGACCTGCATCAACGAATCTTGAGGATTCGCCTGCTTCGGTCGCCTTGACCAGCTTGCCTCACTAACGCCAGAAACGCTACAGCTATCAGAAAAACGCTCTAGTAGGGTCGCGACCCAGCACAATGCGGTCAGAAGCACAGGAAAGGTCGACCGCTGGGTGAGATTCGCTACGGCTTGAGCCGGCCTACAACACAACTTCGCGAGACGCATTACATGGCCACGCAAGGCCGAGGCCATGCCACCCGCGCAGAAAAAAAGCCGATCCATTGGGATCGGCTCTTGGTTTGTCGTTGGTCAGTAGCGGACGCTTAGTCCCACCACCATTGGCCGTCTTTGAGTTGCGGAACCTTGTCGGCGGTTCGTTCTTTTTCAAGGGCGCCATCTTTGTCTTCCAGCATCCGTTCCGGCAGCAGGGCGTACTTCGGTTTGATCGAGACGCCGCCGCCGATCGGCGTGACCAGGCGGTTCCCTTTCCAGACGGCGTTGACGGCCGTTTCGACCTGGGTCGGGGCGTTGTTCACTTCAACCGGGTAAGCGTTCTCGTCGTTGAAGACGCCCAGGTTCCACTGAGCTTGACCGTACAGGTCGTACTCTTGGATGTAAGCGGCCGCTATCAGCATGTCGATCTGGTTCTTCATCTGGGCGTAAACCGGCGAACGCTTGGCCAGTTCGGGATACCTCTTGGTGAAGGCCATCGTAAACATCTTGCTGGCCGCATCTTGGCCACCGGTCTGCACGCGACCGCCGTCACGAGTGACCAACTCAGCTTCGCCAACCAACTTGACCCCTTGGCCAACCAGTTCCATCGCCAGGCCATCTTCGCTCAGCTTGACGCATTCGTAATCAGGCGTGAAGAACCAGCGCTGCAAAGCGTTCGATCCGCCGCGCGACTTTTCGGTGTAGCTCGGAATGCGAACCGGCGGGCGTTCCAGCCCGATGCCGATCAACTTCATGCGATAGTCGGCTTCGACCAGCGTCTTGGCGAAGTTGGTCTTCGGTGAGATGCCGGTCACGGTCACGTCTTGCTTGCCCAGGGCTTGTTGCATGCCCGGCACCAGCGTTCGCAAATTGATCTTCGCCAGGTTCGTGCCGACGCTGGCGATGTAAGCCTTGTAGTTCCGCAGGCCTTCTTCGGTCGGGTCGATCGAGACGCCGACAAAGTTGACGCCGTTGGTCCCCGGGGCGTAGGCCCGCAGCGCGACGATCAAGTCGTCCAGCGACAAGACCGCTTTGCCGGTCGTGGTGCCGACGGCGCGACCGGTCAGATCGCTGACGAAACCCTCCGCCGGACCGGCGATCACGATGTCGCCCGACTCGGGATAGAAGAAGACGTACTTCAGTCCGGTCAGACCGGCGAGATTTCGCATCTCTTCCGGAATGGTGTTGTTGTCGGCAGTCGCTTTGGCCAGCGCGGCTTCCAAGCGATTGAGCGAGATCTTACGCAGTTCGGTCGGCTTGGTCAGCTCGGGCGACAAGTTCGCCTTGGCGGCCTGCAGGCGCTGACGCATCAGCATGCCGGTCGGATCAGCAGCTCGCTGCATCCGCAACACGCCCTGGGCGTCAACATACACGCCGGACTGCTCGATGTTGTTGTCGCCGTTGTTGTTCGTTTGAGCTGCGGCCGGCGCGACCAATAGTCCGACAGCGAAAGTCGCTAGCAGCAAGTGAAACAGCCGGGTCGAGCGGAATGCCATGTCTGATCCTTGGTCCAAGTACGCAGCAAGAAAGGGTAGGCGCGAAATGCTCACTGCGGAGGGTGCCCGCAGCGATAGAGGAGACGACAGGGATATGCAGCCTCTGCCGTTACAGCCCACCGACGGCGAATCGCCGTAAGTAAACTGTCCCTTTGATCTTAATTTGGGAAAATAGGGAAGGCAAGCAATCGTCGAAAAAGGCTCCGTCTGTACAGGTTTTTCTCCCCAGCCAGCAATCCGAAGTCATTATTGGCCGCAAGTCATTGTGGTATAAGGTCTTGCGCTAATTCTTGCTCGCTCGGCGGGCATTGGGGGGCGCCGTGATCAGTTTAAAATTCCCCTCGCCGAGCAGCTGATCGACCCGGTCCCGCATCTCCAGCGAGACGTCGACCCGCCGTGAAGTCCGCAACAGGGCCGCGTGGCCGTCGTTCAGCTGCAGCACCAGTTGCAGGTCGCAATCGCCCGGATAGGCCCGCAAAATCTCGTTCAGACTCGGCAAAATCTCGGCTCCATGATGCGATTCGTCGATCCGGATGCGGACCCCTTTGGTGTAGCGGGCATGAGCGTCTTCGATCGGCACGAGGTTGTTGACGATCATATTCGCCTCGTCGTCACCCCCTCGTTTGTCGACGCGACCTTCGACAACAAAGACCGCTTCCGTTTTTACCAGATCTCCGAAATTTGCGTATTGCTCGGGCCACATGATGCAGCGGATCGCGCCGTTGACGTCTTCCAGGTCGAAGTTGGCGTACTTCGTATTGTTGCTCCCCGGGCGGGCTCGCTTGGTATGGGCCAGCTTGATTGACGAGATCATCCCCCCCATCACCACATCTTGCTTGTCCTTCATCGCCGGAATGTCGGTCGAGGTGTGCGAGCAATAAATCGCGAACGACTTCTCGTACTCGGCCAGCGGGTGACTGGTCAGGAAGAAGCCGAGCACCTCTTTCTCGTACAGCAGCTTTTCCCGTTCGTTCCACTCTTCAACGTCGGGCAGTTTGACCGCTTTCGCTTCGGCGCCGCTCGCTTCTTCAATCGCAGCGAACAGATTCTTCTGCCCCGCTTTGCGGTCGGCCAGGGCCGCCGCGCCGGCGGTGATCGCCTTTTCGAGGACCGCCGCGATCTGAGCCCGAATCGGGTGGAGCGTGTCGAAGGCGCCCGCTTTGATCAAGGTTTCAATGGCCGAGCGGTTGCACTGCGAGGTATCGACTCGTTCGCAAAAGTCGAAGATGTCGGTAAATGGGCCATCTTTCTTCCGCGCGGCGACAATCGCCTCGGCCGCGCCGCCGCCGCAACCTTTGATCGCGCTGAGCGCGAACGGAATATTGCCGTCGACCACCGAGAACTCGACGTCCGACGAATTGACGTTGGGCGCCAAGACCTCGATCTCCATCCGGTCGGCATCTTCCATATGCTCAACCAGCGAGTCCTTCGTCTTGAAGTTACGCCCCGAGATATCGCCTGACAGCAAGGCCGCCATAAACTCTTTGGGATAGTGCGCCTTCAAGTAGGCGGTCTGGTAGGCGACCAGGGCGTACGCGGTCGAGTGGCTTTTGTTAAAGCCGTAACCCGCGAACTTGACGATCATCTCCCAGAACTCTTCGGCTTCTTTCTTGGAGAGACCTTTGTCGGTCGCCCCAATCATGAACTGCTCGCGGTTCTGCTGGATCAGCGCCTCTTTCTTCTTACTGATCGCCTTAATACAGGTATACGCTTTGGCGAGCGGAATATCGCCGAGACGATTCAGAATCCGCATGACTTGTTCCTGATAAACCATCACGCCGTTGGTTTCTTCCAGGATCTCTTCGAGCACCTCGTGCTTGTACTCGGCCGCCTTGCGACCGTTCTTCACTTCGATGTACTCGTCGACCATGCCCCCTTCGAGCGGGCCAGGTCGATAGAGCGCATTGGTCGCGATGATGTCAAGGAAGCTGTCTGGCCGCATCCGCCGCAACAGGTCGCGAATACCGCCGCTTTCGAGCTGGAAAACGCCCTTCGTCTCGCCGCGACGCAGCAGCGCGAACGTCTCTTCGTCATCGAGCGGCATCTTGTGGATGTCGAACGGCTTTCCTTCTCGCTGCTCGATCAGGTCGATCGCGTTCCGCAAGATCGTCAAGTTGCGCAGGCCCAGGAAGTCCATCTTCAGCAGGCCGGCCGCTTCGACGTCGTTCATCGACCACTGCGTGATCAAGTCTTCTTTGCCGGTCACGCGGCAGAGCGGCACATACTCGGTCAGCGGCTGATCGGCGATCACCACCGCCGCCGCGTGCGTGCCGACGTTGCGAGCCAGACCTTCGATCTTCATCGCCAAGGTCAGCACTTCGCGGGCTTCGCTGTCATGCTCGTAGGCGTTCTTCAGCTCTTCGCTCGCTTCGATCGCCGCCTTCAACTTGATGCCCAGCGTGTCGGGCACCATGCCGGTGATGGCGTTCACGCGATCCAGCGGCAGACCGAGTGCACGACCGACGTCTTTGATCGCCGCGCGAGCCGCCAGCGTACCGAACGTACCGATCTGGGCGACGTTGTCTTCGCCGTACTTGTCTTTCACATAGCGAATGACGAGCCCCCGCCGCTCTTTGTCAAAGTCGATATCGATATCGGGGGCTTCCAAGCGGTTTTCATCCAGGAAC from Blastopirellula retiformator encodes:
- a CDS encoding transcriptional regulator, coding for MNQAPKTKRHDDAAQDELPKDLVELAIAIAQMPGDVRMKLEPIMNKVIDNSRRRRRIYTLVQEALSQLRLDMKYLMFDLEATRRERDHYKSGPSEE
- the dnaE gene encoding DNA polymerase III subunit alpha; its protein translation is MSDDRRFVHLHCHSHYSLLDGAGSIPRLVNRAKSHGMNSLAITDHGNLHGALQFYRECKSNDINPIIGYEAYIAPGSRFEKSGSQRDSNYHLTLLAQNKTGFRNLVKLSSAAYLEGFYFKPRIDKEILEKHSEGIICLSGCVSSEFSKAILRGTSTEDLMKEGANICSWFEKVFGDRYFIEIMNNGLDIQRMQLEGAVEIANKVGVPLVATSDTHYVDQEDAEAQDVMLCINTGRFRTDTNRMRMENDQFFLRSQDQMYADFPGLEHAVSRSQEIADTVDIDLELGKRYFPTFDLPPEKTADEYLRELCIQGLKERYDGNEEMCPGGELSEVVMTRLDRELGVISRLGFPNYFLIVWDFVVEARKQNIPATARGSGVGAIVCYALYMSHVCPIKYDLLFERFLDENRLEAPDIDIDFDKERRGLVIRYVKDKYGEDNVAQIGTFGTLAARAAIKDVGRALGLPLDRVNAITGMVPDTLGIKLKAAIEASEELKNAYEHDSEAREVLTLAMKIEGLARNVGTHAAAVVIADQPLTEYVPLCRVTGKEDLITQWSMNDVEAAGLLKMDFLGLRNLTILRNAIDLIEQREGKPFDIHKMPLDDEETFALLRRGETKGVFQLESGGIRDLLRRMRPDSFLDIIATNALYRPGPLEGGMVDEYIEVKNGRKAAEYKHEVLEEILEETNGVMVYQEQVMRILNRLGDIPLAKAYTCIKAISKKKEALIQQNREQFMIGATDKGLSKKEAEEFWEMIVKFAGYGFNKSHSTAYALVAYQTAYLKAHYPKEFMAALLSGDISGRNFKTKDSLVEHMEDADRMEIEVLAPNVNSSDVEFSVVDGNIPFALSAIKGCGGGAAEAIVAARKKDGPFTDIFDFCERVDTSQCNRSAIETLIKAGAFDTLHPIRAQIAAVLEKAITAGAAALADRKAGQKNLFAAIEEASGAEAKAVKLPDVEEWNEREKLLYEKEVLGFFLTSHPLAEYEKSFAIYCSHTSTDIPAMKDKQDVVMGGMISSIKLAHTKRARPGSNNTKYANFDLEDVNGAIRCIMWPEQYANFGDLVKTEAVFVVEGRVDKRGGDDEANMIVNNLVPIEDAHARYTKGVRIRIDESHHGAEILPSLNEILRAYPGDCDLQLVLQLNDGHAALLRTSRRVDVSLEMRDRVDQLLGEGNFKLITAPPNARRASKN
- a CDS encoding dicarboxylate/amino acid:cation symporter; translation: MTAEEPQPSQPSNSGGFTGLILILVGIFAGALVGLLYGETMWRAAHGPSKAVEVLEKTLAQKESFSQRAADAAAATDDREAKQRHEKESQRLADQAVKVDARLQEMETIAADTEKERAAGQLYFAETVWMLTEFCGDVFLQILKLLVIPLVITSMITGITSLGDIRKVGRVGVYAITYYFITTTIAVLIGLIMVLVIQPGTQADDTFAYQSESVAEKEQGTPIEKLLEVVRGKPGDPGSGMFPANIFQAATSTNVLALIVFAIVFGSALTTIGEEGMIVIRFFRAANEAVMKMVHMVMAIAPVGIFGLVATNIAKNGGAAGFGEQMQRIGWYVAAVSIGLLLHALVLMLIVWYFGKKNPLKYAMGMSRALLTAVSTASSSATLPITIECVEENNDVSPKAAGFVLPLGATINMDGTALYEAIAVIFIAQSLGIPLGVGELLVIFLTASLAAVGAAGVPEAGLFTMVIVLQAVGLPTEGVGIILAIDWFLDRLRTTVNVFGDSIGAAVVDNLVVSRP
- a CDS encoding DUF1598 domain-containing protein; the protein is MAFRSTRLFHLLLATFAVGLLVAPAAAQTNNNGDNNIEQSGVYVDAQGVLRMQRAADPTGMLMRQRLQAAKANLSPELTKPTELRKISLNRLEAALAKATADNNTIPEEMRNLAGLTGLKYVFFYPESGDIVIAGPAEGFVSDLTGRAVGTTTGKAVLSLDDLIVALRAYAPGTNGVNFVGVSIDPTEEGLRNYKAYIASVGTNLAKINLRTLVPGMQQALGKQDVTVTGISPKTNFAKTLVEADYRMKLIGIGLERPPVRIPSYTEKSRGGSNALQRWFFTPDYECVKLSEDGLAMELVGQGVKLVGEAELVTRDGGRVQTGGQDAASKMFTMAFTKRYPELAKRSPVYAQMKNQIDMLIAAAYIQEYDLYGQAQWNLGVFNDENAYPVEVNNAPTQVETAVNAVWKGNRLVTPIGGGVSIKPKYALLPERMLEDKDGALEKERTADKVPQLKDGQWWWD
- a CDS encoding protein kinase domain-containing protein → MADLSAEEFAQRVLDYGLIEPAQLETIWGQLGTREVSLGEFQNILLRREILTNYQVERLLKGLKNGYFYGNYKVLYMIGTGTFARVYRTVHKDTGKVVAAKVLRRRYCEDPKRSGQFMQEGELGKALRHPNICPIYEVHSESNLYQQGTNYFLIIEFIEGQNLRDLLRIRGKFSPVEATKLMIDICSGLAYAAERGLTHRDLKLSNVLISSRGRAKLVDFGLAAFAEQVADDGAAANPRTVDYAGLEMATNAPRDDHRSDIYFAGAIYYQMLTGHAPLYETRDRQKRLSATRYTGFESIARIAPDLPRSVAAVAMKAMELNPDKRYQSAAAMLNDLKLAARRLELGDDGAAGEIRAKLEAEGGGGPVAKFMEGMNKTVMVVEANLEMQDVLRDRLKAYGYRVLVISNPERAMARFAEEGERAADLCLFSTVDLGSVGLEAFNKFATDPHTVNIPAILLLKERQAGWKSEAKLGEHRAAMLMPIKVRQLRTLVRELLKEPAEEEVETS